The Pseudomonas triclosanedens genome has a window encoding:
- the imuA gene encoding translesion DNA synthesis-associated protein ImuA yields the protein MGSVVALDTLLHQRQVWKGQPQGLPPSLQPTGHAWLDQALPSGGWPEAALSEILPAAEGIGELQLVWPTLARLGAAGERIVLVAPPHVPYPAAWQAAGVDLDQLTIVQATGRDALWATEQCLRSGSCGAVLCWPQQADDRALRRLQVAAETGQTLAFAYRPQREALNPSPAALRLALDAKPAQLRVLKCRGGLAPARPIPLPWH from the coding sequence ATGGGCAGCGTGGTCGCGCTCGATACCCTGCTTCACCAGCGCCAGGTCTGGAAGGGCCAGCCCCAGGGCTTGCCGCCAAGCCTGCAACCTACCGGCCACGCATGGCTGGACCAGGCCCTGCCCAGCGGTGGCTGGCCGGAAGCGGCGCTCAGCGAAATACTCCCCGCAGCCGAAGGCATCGGCGAACTGCAACTGGTATGGCCGACCCTGGCGCGGCTCGGCGCCGCCGGCGAGCGCATCGTGCTGGTGGCCCCGCCCCATGTGCCCTACCCGGCGGCCTGGCAGGCCGCCGGAGTCGATCTCGACCAATTGACCATCGTGCAGGCCACCGGCCGGGATGCACTCTGGGCCACCGAACAGTGCCTGCGCTCGGGCAGTTGCGGCGCAGTGCTGTGCTGGCCGCAGCAGGCCGACGACCGCGCTCTGCGCCGCCTGCAGGTAGCGGCCGAGACCGGGCAGACCCTGGCCTTCGCCTACCGTCCGCAGCGCGAGGCCCTCAACCCCTCGCCTGCCGCCCTGCGCCTGGCGTTGGACGCAAAGCCCGCGCAACTGCGCGTGCTCAAGTGCCGTGGCGGCCTGGCGCCGGCGCGCCCGATCCCGCTGCCCTGGCACTGA
- a CDS encoding sodium:solute symporter family protein, whose amino-acid sequence MLIWFVAVYLVITVAVGFYATTRVHNSSDYAAAGRSMSFPLVVTMVFATWFGSEAVLGIPATFLEEGFAGIIEDPFGSFGCLMLVGMVFARPLYRLNLLTIGDFFRKRFGQHVEIFTSLVIIISYMGWVAAQITALGVVFSVLSDGALTTTQGMIIGTVIVLLHTLFGGMWSVALTDFLQMIIIVCGLFYLVWLIGDMAGGPVNVISHAASEGKFTFLHGTSAKDIVAFLGAAVTMMFGSIPQQDVYARVMSAKTEKIASRATMTGASCYLVFCMLPIFLIYAAQMIDPVMVKHWLAEDSQQILPHLIMERTPLFAQIMFFGALLSAIMSSASGALLAPSVTLTENIVKHFLPNMTDRQALLAMRCSVLAMTVATCVFALFSNASIYEMVGNAYKVTLVAAVVPLFFGLFWKRATTQGALTAIACGLIGWVSLELGHQEGDFWPPQLVGLIFSAIGMIIGSLAPQFSAHRGESVADMTAAAN is encoded by the coding sequence ATGCTGATCTGGTTTGTAGCGGTGTATCTGGTGATCACCGTAGCTGTCGGTTTCTACGCCACCACCCGCGTGCACAACTCCTCGGACTATGCCGCCGCTGGCCGGAGCATGTCCTTCCCCCTCGTCGTCACAATGGTCTTCGCCACCTGGTTCGGCTCCGAAGCCGTACTGGGCATTCCGGCGACGTTCCTCGAAGAAGGCTTCGCCGGGATCATCGAAGACCCGTTCGGCTCCTTCGGCTGCCTGATGCTGGTCGGCATGGTCTTCGCCCGCCCGCTGTATCGCCTGAACCTGCTCACCATCGGTGACTTCTTCCGCAAGCGCTTCGGCCAGCACGTGGAAATCTTCACCAGCCTGGTGATCATCATTTCCTACATGGGCTGGGTCGCCGCGCAGATCACCGCGCTGGGCGTAGTCTTCAGCGTGCTCTCCGACGGCGCCCTGACCACTACCCAGGGCATGATCATTGGGACCGTCATCGTTCTGCTGCACACCCTGTTCGGTGGCATGTGGTCCGTGGCACTGACCGACTTCCTGCAGATGATCATCATCGTCTGCGGCCTGTTCTATCTCGTCTGGCTGATCGGCGACATGGCCGGCGGCCCGGTCAACGTGATCAGCCACGCTGCCAGCGAAGGCAAGTTCACCTTCCTGCATGGCACCTCGGCCAAGGACATCGTCGCCTTCCTCGGAGCGGCGGTCACCATGATGTTCGGTTCGATTCCCCAGCAGGATGTCTATGCCCGCGTGATGTCGGCCAAGACCGAGAAGATCGCCTCCCGCGCCACCATGACCGGCGCCAGCTGCTACCTCGTGTTCTGCATGCTGCCAATCTTCCTGATCTACGCCGCGCAGATGATCGACCCGGTGATGGTCAAGCACTGGCTGGCCGAAGACTCCCAGCAGATCCTGCCGCACCTGATCATGGAGCGGACCCCGCTGTTCGCCCAGATCATGTTCTTCGGCGCCCTGCTCTCCGCCATCATGTCGTCCGCTTCCGGCGCCCTGCTGGCCCCGTCGGTGACCCTGACCGAGAACATCGTCAAGCACTTCCTGCCGAACATGACCGACCGCCAGGCGCTACTGGCCATGCGTTGCAGCGTACTGGCAATGACCGTCGCCACCTGCGTGTTCGCGCTGTTCTCCAACGCCAGCATCTACGAGATGGTCGGCAACGCGTACAAAGTGACCCTGGTAGCCGCCGTGGTACCGCTGTTCTTCGGTCTGTTCTGGAAGCGCGCCACCACCCAGGGCGCCCTGACCGCCATCGCCTGTGGCCTGATCGGTTGGGTATCGCTGGAACTGGGTCACCAGGAAGGCGACTTCTGGCCGCCGCAACTGGTCGGCCTGATCTTCAGCGCCATCGGCATGATCATCGGTTCGCTGGCTCCGCAATTCAGCGCACATCGTGGCGAAAGCGTGGCGGACATGACTGCCGCCGCCAACTGA
- a CDS encoding DedA family protein translates to MLDHLDLAQLLSSYGYLALFVGCLLEGETILILAGLAAHQGLLGFAPVVFWAWLAGACGDQLLYWIGRRAGERALPWIQRRGLAVERVTGLIERHPLLAVFAVRFLYGMRLAGPLLIGASRVAPLRFTLLNLLGALCWALIFASAGYWAGQVLENWLGNLRPYRLPILLVALLLIGGGVFWRHWRLHRARRGGNLSRR, encoded by the coding sequence ATGCTCGACCACCTCGACCTGGCCCAGTTGCTTTCCAGCTACGGTTATCTGGCGCTCTTCGTGGGGTGCCTGCTGGAAGGCGAGACCATCCTCATTCTTGCCGGTCTGGCGGCGCACCAGGGGCTGCTGGGGTTCGCGCCGGTGGTGTTCTGGGCGTGGCTGGCGGGAGCCTGTGGCGACCAGTTGCTGTACTGGATCGGACGCCGTGCCGGTGAGCGCGCCCTGCCGTGGATCCAGCGGCGCGGCCTGGCGGTGGAGCGCGTCACCGGGTTGATCGAGCGGCACCCGCTGCTGGCGGTGTTCGCCGTACGCTTCCTGTACGGCATGCGCCTGGCCGGACCGTTGCTGATCGGCGCCAGTCGTGTCGCTCCGCTGCGTTTCACACTGCTGAACCTGCTCGGTGCGTTGTGCTGGGCGCTGATTTTCGCCAGCGCCGGCTACTGGGCGGGGCAGGTGCTGGAAAACTGGCTGGGCAACTTGAGGCCCTACCGTTTGCCGATCCTGCTCGTGGCCCTGTTGCTGATCGGTGGCGGGGTATTCTGGCGACATTGGCGGCTGCATCGGGCCAGGCGTGGCGGCAACCTGTCGCGGCGATAG
- a CDS encoding Dyp-type peroxidase, giving the protein MSLYQPGILATPVPAHARHLFFDLRSLQELPAALDRLVQFADGSAAVVGFGESLVRALGRSIDGLREFPAISGVGVDNPSTPHALWVWLRGEARGELLLRTQQLQNLLAPALELASLTEAFRHGSGHDLTGYEDGTENPQDEAAVAAAIVDNPVAGLAGGSFAAIQQWRHQLQDFAALPQAERDDIMGRRLSDNEELEDAPESAHVKRTAQESFDPEAFIVRRSMPWTHDQNAGLMFLAFGCTLDAFEVQLRRMSGLEDGITDALYRFSRPLTGGYYWCPPLKDGALDLRALLA; this is encoded by the coding sequence ATGAGCCTCTACCAGCCCGGCATTCTCGCCACCCCGGTTCCCGCCCACGCCCGCCATCTGTTCTTCGACCTGAGGTCGTTGCAGGAACTGCCGGCCGCGCTGGATCGCCTGGTGCAGTTCGCCGACGGCTCGGCCGCCGTCGTTGGTTTCGGCGAGTCGCTGGTGCGCGCCCTGGGCCGCAGCATCGATGGATTGCGGGAGTTTCCGGCGATTTCCGGTGTCGGCGTAGACAACCCGTCCACTCCGCATGCCCTGTGGGTCTGGCTGCGCGGCGAGGCGCGCGGCGAACTGCTGTTGCGCACCCAGCAGCTGCAGAACCTGCTGGCTCCGGCGTTGGAGCTGGCGTCGCTGACCGAGGCGTTCCGGCATGGCAGCGGCCATGACCTGACCGGCTACGAGGACGGCACCGAAAACCCGCAGGATGAAGCGGCCGTCGCCGCCGCCATCGTCGACAACCCCGTGGCGGGCCTGGCTGGCGGCAGCTTTGCCGCGATCCAGCAGTGGCGCCACCAGTTGCAGGATTTCGCCGCGCTGCCGCAAGCCGAGCGCGACGACATCATGGGTCGTCGCCTGAGCGACAACGAGGAACTGGAGGACGCCCCGGAGTCGGCCCACGTCAAGCGCACCGCCCAGGAGAGCTTCGATCCCGAAGCGTTCATTGTGCGCCGTTCGATGCCCTGGACCCACGACCAGAACGCCGGCCTGATGTTCCTCGCCTTCGGCTGCACGCTGGATGCCTTCGAGGTGCAACTGCGTCGCATGAGCGGCCTGGAGGATGGCATCACCGACGCGCTGTACCGTTTCAGCCGCCCGCTGACCGGCGGCTACTACTGGTGCCCGCCGCTCAAGGACGGAGCGCTGGACTTGCGGGCGCTGCTGGCCTGA
- a CDS encoding cupin domain-containing protein, with the protein MFPSVSAKVLFTSLALSLPAFAHGDSAPAEKIDVRQEQNLPDAPGKKGLMITVSYAPGQASGAHVHSGSVFAYVLDGAVISQLEGQKPVTYHAGQSWYEAPNTPHLVSRNASNSQPARLLVWMLLDEQAPVLAPLKR; encoded by the coding sequence ATGTTCCCATCCGTTTCCGCGAAAGTTCTGTTCACTAGCCTTGCCCTGAGCCTGCCGGCCTTCGCCCACGGCGATAGCGCCCCTGCGGAGAAGATCGATGTACGGCAGGAGCAGAATCTGCCGGATGCGCCCGGCAAGAAAGGTCTGATGATTACTGTTTCCTATGCGCCAGGGCAGGCATCCGGCGCGCATGTGCACAGTGGCTCGGTATTCGCCTATGTGCTGGATGGCGCGGTTATCTCGCAACTGGAGGGGCAGAAGCCGGTGACCTACCACGCTGGCCAGTCCTGGTACGAGGCGCCGAACACGCCGCACCTGGTCTCGCGCAACGCGAGCAACTCGCAGCCGGCCAGGCTGCTGGTGTGGATGCTGCTGGACGAGCAGGCGCCAGTGCTGGCGCCGCTGAAGCGCTGA